The bacterium genome contains a region encoding:
- a CDS encoding DUF4365 domain-containing protein — protein sequence MCPDHADSDDDFGQLPRSSPQHELERASSAALDHLLTSKYDRELELRSEPGPDTGVDRYLEVKVNGRYTKCQALVQLKGTDSAKPLSKGGLAHPVEVYNLNYLRQGLSSIYILYDRPRDEFWYAWARDERGRLDAERPGWRDKRKVRLHFKRRLDAGGITEIRARVLAEGRLARDVLERHARLQVGDKLTLALQQNKPVITDGSEALDRLLAEGFDMAAAGRADEVLELATKLSAESRSYAGVQLILANAEFMRSRAQHALGYLAEAALKADQLPTEAHELLAGLQLECEFLAGRISRDEYLRKQHAFAASCATPLRDFHRLEELRLEFLDQPTPDRQDEILEEVVAIDARVQGDSDAGPGRKAHARFMHLLLRGLRWSAELQEWSLVAMLLRAFGLMTPSDADERAKGAAREVDCFIADVSTFIEEVRQLSQPWILGEALLLRALAYVIQLRFVCMARVLTGGAFGREDQHLQTEKDALAAVDVFRRAGMLHAELRAQMVLADYYELTNHGDKARELALQAQPTVEAMSYGNLVASVRAYVAGRSMLRQDADRLAGFLTGGLFAMLASLTDDELHLMARRTASRFPVSEEQMGTFEVSFFAGREAGRERVRWCRYLNLEERRPPAGKPWEIALPLVWRCVRRQHIIEAPRSEWLRFLRGFERTHCEDCSDRNPLETDASNTQPSKCPD from the coding sequence ATGTGTCCCGACCACGCCGACTCCGACGACGATTTCGGGCAGCTGCCGCGGAGCAGCCCGCAGCACGAGCTGGAGCGCGCTTCCAGCGCGGCGCTCGACCATCTCCTGACAAGTAAGTACGACCGCGAGCTTGAGCTGCGGTCCGAGCCCGGTCCCGACACGGGCGTGGATAGATATCTCGAAGTGAAGGTCAATGGTCGCTACACGAAGTGCCAGGCGTTGGTACAGCTCAAGGGCACGGACTCTGCTAAGCCGCTTTCCAAGGGAGGCCTCGCGCATCCGGTCGAGGTGTACAACCTCAACTACCTGCGCCAGGGTCTATCTTCCATCTACATCTTGTACGACCGTCCGCGGGATGAGTTCTGGTACGCGTGGGCCCGGGATGAACGGGGTCGCCTCGATGCGGAGCGGCCTGGGTGGCGCGACAAACGCAAGGTGCGGCTGCACTTCAAGAGGCGGCTCGACGCCGGGGGGATCACAGAGATACGAGCGAGGGTGCTGGCCGAAGGAAGGCTCGCCCGCGACGTGCTTGAACGGCACGCGCGACTGCAGGTGGGGGACAAACTCACGCTAGCGTTGCAGCAAAACAAGCCGGTGATCACTGACGGGAGCGAGGCGCTCGACAGGTTGCTCGCCGAGGGGTTCGACATGGCCGCGGCGGGCCGCGCCGACGAAGTACTCGAGTTGGCGACTAAGTTATCGGCGGAGAGCAGGAGCTACGCGGGGGTGCAGCTCATATTGGCGAACGCCGAGTTCATGCGCTCCCGCGCTCAGCACGCGCTCGGGTACCTAGCCGAGGCTGCGCTCAAGGCGGATCAGCTGCCCACCGAGGCTCACGAACTTCTTGCAGGCCTACAGCTGGAATGCGAGTTCCTCGCGGGCCGGATCTCACGCGACGAGTACCTCCGGAAGCAACACGCCTTTGCCGCCTCGTGCGCAACTCCTCTACGAGACTTCCACCGACTCGAGGAGCTGCGCCTCGAGTTCCTGGACCAACCTACACCCGACCGCCAGGATGAGATCCTCGAAGAGGTAGTGGCAATCGACGCGAGAGTACAGGGGGACTCAGACGCTGGCCCGGGTCGGAAGGCGCACGCCCGGTTCATGCACCTGCTTCTGCGAGGCCTGAGGTGGAGCGCTGAGCTGCAGGAATGGAGCCTCGTGGCCATGTTGCTGAGGGCGTTCGGGCTGATGACGCCATCGGATGCCGACGAACGGGCCAAGGGCGCGGCCCGCGAGGTTGATTGCTTCATCGCGGACGTCAGCACGTTCATCGAGGAGGTGCGGCAGCTCTCCCAGCCCTGGATTTTGGGCGAGGCGCTTCTCCTGCGAGCGCTCGCTTACGTCATCCAACTGAGGTTCGTCTGCATGGCTCGGGTGCTGACCGGAGGAGCATTCGGCCGCGAGGACCAGCATCTGCAGACCGAGAAGGACGCCCTTGCCGCGGTCGACGTGTTTCGACGTGCAGGCATGCTCCACGCTGAACTGCGCGCCCAAATGGTCCTCGCCGACTACTACGAACTGACGAACCATGGCGACAAGGCGCGCGAGCTGGCCCTCCAGGCGCAGCCCACGGTCGAGGCCATGAGCTACGGCAATCTCGTTGCCTCGGTTCGTGCATATGTCGCCGGGCGCTCGATGCTCCGCCAGGATGCGGACCGCTTGGCCGGATTCCTGACGGGCGGCCTGTTTGCTATGTTGGCCTCGCTCACGGACGACGAACTGCACCTCATGGCACGACGAACCGCCTCGCGATTTCCGGTCTCCGAGGAACAGATGGGGACCTTCGAGGTGAGCTTCTTCGCCGGCAGGGAGGCCGGTCGGGAACGCGTCCGGTGGTGCCGGTACCTCAACTTGGAGGAGAGGCGGCCACCCGCGGGGAAGCCATGGGAGATCGCTCTGCCGCTCGTCTGGCGTTGCGTGCGCCGCCAACATATCATTGAGGCGCCCCGATCCGAGTGGCTCCGGTTCCTGCGGGGTTTTGAGCGAACCCACTGCGAGGACTGCTCCGACCGCAATCCGCTGGAGACAGATGCCAGCAACACCCAGCCCTCGAAGTGTCCAGACTAG
- the lexA gene encoding transcriptional repressor LexA, with protein sequence MKVRSHHLDSVQRKALASIRNQIVHTGQAPSVRKLAALLGYRSPRSAAVIINRLQEAGYLARRPNGELRLLRSPSETTDHARTVQVPLVGTAPCGAPLLATENIEATIPVSVGLARPPHRYFLLRTQGDSMTLAGIKDGGLVLVRQQSTAENGQIVVALIDDDATIKEYRRDDKVIMLLPRSRNPRHKPIILTRDFLVQGVVVASIPNV encoded by the coding sequence ATGAAAGTAAGAAGCCATCACCTCGACAGCGTCCAGCGCAAGGCGCTAGCCTCGATCCGCAATCAGATCGTGCACACGGGTCAAGCGCCATCGGTGCGCAAGCTCGCCGCACTCCTGGGCTACCGTTCACCGCGCTCGGCAGCCGTGATCATCAATCGTCTGCAGGAGGCCGGCTACCTGGCCCGTCGTCCGAATGGCGAGCTGCGGCTGCTGCGCAGTCCATCAGAGACGACAGACCACGCACGTACGGTGCAGGTGCCGCTCGTGGGCACCGCTCCATGTGGAGCGCCACTCCTCGCCACTGAGAACATCGAAGCGACCATCCCAGTTTCCGTCGGCCTCGCTCGACCGCCGCACCGCTACTTCCTCTTGCGCACCCAGGGCGACTCGATGACCTTGGCAGGTATCAAGGATGGCGGACTTGTTCTTGTCCGACAGCAGTCGACGGCCGAGAATGGTCAGATCGTGGTCGCCCTCATCGATGACGACGCGACGATCAAGGAGTATCGGCGCGACGACAAAGTGATAATGCTGCTGCCACGATCACGGAATCCAAGACACAAGCCGATCATCCTCACTAGGGATTTCCTGGTGCAAGGTGTCGTGGTCGCTTCTATTCCTAACGTGTGA